Proteins co-encoded in one Candidatus Tectomicrobia bacterium genomic window:
- the lspA gene encoding signal peptidase II: MERPRLGPLFLFAACFALADQLLKWAVAATFRLGESVAVVPGLLNLTYLRNRGGAFSLLASLPGAWGRVFFLVATLIALGFVLYLHRCSPPATRWGRFGLWTIFGGGIGNLIDRLLHGEVIDFIDFHFRGWHWPAFNLADSGITVGVILLAADLFFSRAPAPRDGAEA, encoded by the coding sequence GTGGAGCGGCCGCGCCTGGGGCCCCTCTTCCTCTTCGCCGCGTGCTTCGCCCTGGCGGATCAGCTCCTGAAGTGGGCGGTCGCCGCCACCTTCCGGCTGGGGGAGAGCGTCGCCGTCGTCCCGGGCCTCCTCAACCTCACCTACCTGCGGAACCGGGGCGGGGCCTTCAGCCTCCTCGCGAGCCTGCCGGGGGCGTGGGGGAGGGTGTTCTTCCTCGTTGCCACGCTGATCGCCCTGGGCTTTGTCCTCTACCTCCACCGCTGCTCGCCCCCCGCCACCCGATGGGGGCGCTTCGGCCTGTGGACCATCTTCGGCGGCGGGATCGGGAACCTGATCGACCGCCTCCTCCACGGCGAGGTCATCGACTTCATCGACTTCCACTTCCGGGGCTGGCACTGGCCCGCCTTCAACCTCGCGGACTCGGGCATCACGGTGGGGGTGATCCTCCTCGCCGCCGACCTCTTCTTCAGCCGCGCCCCCGCGCCCCGCGACGGCGCGGAGGCCTGA
- a CDS encoding ABC transporter permease, with protein sequence MTQEQAQTIPAALHPREPQKTPLLVKLRPLYPFAAIIALWQFAAMQITGNLKQLFPTPLEVLVRAWELTFARAVDGWMAGKIAGLWDFLHAVALGPLWLHTMATAWRLPFSYTIAATVGIIIGIMMGRFSFWESFFVPLLATLTPIPALAWTPIAVIWFGLGDHTVIVVSSFAAFLPISQAVWMGVKTVNPVWLRAAQSMNASRLKIFVTVVLPGSLPLVLGGLRIGLARAWIAMVGAEALAGIRWGLSAGIFDSQESLDIAFMMVSIATLGLIGYSLERAIFMPLESRTVVRWGMMEAVGAQNKKV encoded by the coding sequence ATGACCCAGGAACAGGCGCAGACCATCCCGGCGGCCCTGCACCCCCGGGAGCCCCAGAAGACCCCGCTCCTGGTCAAGCTGCGGCCCCTCTATCCCTTCGCGGCCATCATCGCGCTCTGGCAGTTCGCCGCCATGCAGATCACGGGCAACCTGAAGCAGCTCTTCCCGACCCCCCTCGAAGTCCTGGTCCGGGCCTGGGAGCTCACCTTCGCGCGCGCGGTCGACGGCTGGATGGCGGGCAAGATCGCGGGGCTGTGGGATTTCCTGCACGCGGTCGCCCTGGGCCCGCTCTGGCTGCACACCATGGCCACGGCCTGGAGGCTCCCCTTCTCCTACACCATCGCCGCCACCGTTGGCATAATCATCGGCATCATGATGGGGCGCTTCTCCTTCTGGGAGTCGTTCTTCGTCCCCCTGCTCGCCACGCTGACCCCCATCCCCGCCCTGGCCTGGACCCCCATCGCCGTCATCTGGTTCGGCCTGGGCGACCACACCGTCATCGTCGTCTCCTCCTTCGCCGCCTTCCTCCCCATCTCGCAAGCCGTCTGGATGGGGGTGAAGACCGTCAACCCGGTCTGGCTCCGGGCGGCGCAGTCCATGAACGCGAGCAGGCTGAAAATCTTCGTCACCGTCGTCCTCCCCGGCTCGCTCCCCCTCGTCCTGGGCGGCCTGCGCATCGGGCTGGCCCGCGCCTGGATCGCCATGGTCGGCGCCGAGGCCCTGGCCGGCATCCGCTGGGGGCTCTCGGCCGGCATCTTCGACTCCCAGGAGTCCCTCGACATCGCCTTCATGATGGTCTCGATCGCCACCCTGGGCCTCATCGGCTACTCCCTCGAGCGGGCCATCTTCATGCCCCTCGAGAGCCGCACCGTCGTCCGCTGGGGGATGATGGAGGCCGTCGGCGCCCAGAACAAGAAGGTGTAG
- a CDS encoding haloalkane dehalogenase: MSGISAADPYPRKRVKVGGAEMAYVETGRGDPIVLLHGNPTNSYLWRNVIPHLEGLGRCLAPDLMNSGGSGNIPGGGLRYQDHIPYLDAWFEGVGAAKDAVFVLHDWGGALGFNRLCRFPEQVRGVAYIEAMVRPRFWSDMPEDRVAQFKKLRGPEGRKMVMETNFFIETMLFDRGIIRELSEEEKAAYRKPAEDPQKRQQTHQWACEIPFEGEPADNFALVKRYSDFLCASADLPKLFVNCEEGHALAGAAREFCRKWPNQTEVSLPARHYVQEDYPHELGEAVAAFIRRVRG; this comes from the coding sequence ATGAGTGGAATTTCCGCGGCCGACCCCTATCCCCGCAAGCGCGTGAAGGTGGGCGGGGCCGAGATGGCTTACGTCGAGACGGGCAGGGGCGATCCCATCGTCCTCCTCCACGGCAACCCCACCAACTCCTACCTGTGGCGGAACGTCATCCCCCACCTGGAGGGCCTGGGCCGCTGCCTGGCGCCCGACCTCATGAACAGCGGCGGCTCGGGCAACATCCCCGGCGGCGGGCTCCGCTACCAGGACCACATCCCCTACCTGGACGCGTGGTTCGAGGGGGTGGGGGCGGCGAAGGACGCCGTCTTCGTGCTCCACGACTGGGGCGGGGCGCTGGGCTTCAACCGCCTCTGCCGTTTCCCGGAGCAGGTGCGAGGCGTCGCCTACATCGAGGCCATGGTGCGGCCGCGCTTTTGGTCCGACATGCCGGAGGACCGGGTGGCGCAGTTCAAGAAGCTGCGCGGCCCCGAGGGCAGGAAGATGGTGATGGAAACCAACTTCTTCATCGAAACCATGCTCTTCGACCGGGGGATTATCCGCGAGCTCTCGGAGGAGGAGAAGGCCGCCTACCGCAAGCCGGCCGAGGACCCCCAGAAGCGCCAGCAGACCCACCAGTGGGCCTGCGAGATCCCCTTCGAGGGGGAGCCCGCGGACAACTTCGCGCTCGTGAAGCGCTACAGCGACTTCCTCTGCGCGAGCGCGGACCTGCCCAAGCTCTTCGTCAACTGCGAGGAGGGCCACGCCCTGGCCGGGGCGGCGCGCGAGTTCTGCCGCAAGTGGCCGAACCAGACCGAGGTCTCGCTGCCCGCGCGCCACTACGTGCAGGAGGACTACCCCCACGAGCTCGGGGAGGCGGTGGCCGCCTTCATCCGGCGCGTCCGGGGCTAG
- the trpS gene encoding tryptophan--tRNA ligase has protein sequence MADQAKRARFLSGVQPSGRLHLGNYFGALRQHIALQDEGEAFYFIANYHAMTTVQDPGALSRATLDVALDYLALGLDPRKAVFFRQSDVPEVAELAWVLSCVTGKGLLDRATSYKDKVARGITPSMGLYAYPVLMAADILIYRSNVVPVGEDQVQHIEMTRDMATAFNTAYGEVFPLPAHRLDAGARVPGLDGQKMSKSYGNTIEIFEEGGALKKKVMSIVTDSTPLEAPKNPETCNVFALYRLVAPPAGAEEMARRYRAGGFGYGDAKKALLAAINDCFGPFREERKRLAREPAYAEGVLAEGGARARAEAQATMRRVREAVGLPPMPVEAAEASSPRKG, from the coding sequence ATGGCGGACCAGGCGAAGCGGGCGCGGTTCCTCTCCGGGGTGCAGCCCTCGGGGAGGCTCCACCTGGGCAACTACTTCGGCGCGCTGAGGCAGCACATCGCCCTCCAGGACGAGGGCGAGGCCTTCTACTTCATCGCCAACTACCACGCCATGACCACGGTTCAAGACCCCGGGGCGCTCTCCCGGGCCACCCTGGACGTGGCGCTGGACTACCTGGCCCTGGGCCTCGACCCCCGGAAGGCCGTCTTCTTCCGCCAGTCCGACGTGCCCGAGGTGGCGGAGCTGGCCTGGGTGCTCTCCTGCGTGACGGGGAAGGGCCTCCTCGACCGGGCCACCTCCTACAAGGACAAGGTCGCGCGCGGCATCACTCCCTCCATGGGCCTCTACGCCTACCCGGTGCTCATGGCGGCGGACATCCTCATCTACCGCTCGAACGTCGTCCCGGTGGGGGAAGATCAGGTGCAGCACATCGAGATGACGCGCGACATGGCCACCGCCTTCAACACCGCCTACGGGGAGGTGTTCCCCCTGCCCGCCCACCGGCTGGACGCGGGGGCCAGGGTGCCGGGGCTGGACGGCCAGAAGATGAGCAAGAGCTACGGCAACACCATCGAGATCTTCGAGGAAGGGGGCGCCCTCAAGAAGAAGGTCATGTCCATCGTCACCGACTCGACCCCCCTCGAGGCCCCCAAGAATCCCGAGACGTGCAACGTCTTCGCCCTCTACCGCCTCGTCGCCCCGCCGGCCGGGGCCGAGGAGATGGCCCGGCGCTACCGCGCCGGGGGCTTCGGCTACGGGGACGCCAAGAAGGCCCTCCTCGCCGCCATCAACGACTGCTTCGGCCCTTTCCGCGAGGAGCGAAAGCGCCTGGCCAGGGAGCCGGCCTACGCCGAGGGCGTCCTGGCCGAGGGCGGCGCCCGGGCCCGGGCCGAGGCCCAGGCCACCATGCGGCGGGTGCGCGAGGCGGTGGGCCTTCCCCCCATGCCGGTCGAGGCGGCCGAGGCCTCCTCGCCGCGAAAGGGCTGA
- a CDS encoding RluA family pseudouridine synthase, whose translation MCAEGAARLDVFLASRLPDLSRSRLQALIKEGRVRVNGRPPAKAGQPVPAGASIEVEVPPPEPSYLLPEAIALDVRYEDAHLLVVNKPPGLVVHPGAGQKTGTLAAALLHHCRGQLSGIGGVERPGIVHRLDKDTSGLLLAAKTDRAHRRLSADMKARRVRREYLAIVRGVPARAQDAVDAPIGRHSTRRTEMAVIERGRPAVTRFKVRERFKGAALLEVTLETGRTHQVRVHLAHIGHPVLGDPVYGRSRVAKKGEELPPDLIARQALHAFRLRFTHPETGEEKVIEAAPPEDFMRAVERLRGQGFDPDDFKI comes from the coding sequence ATCTGCGCCGAGGGCGCCGCGCGCCTCGACGTCTTCCTGGCCTCCCGGCTCCCCGACCTCTCGCGCTCGCGCCTCCAGGCCCTCATCAAGGAGGGCCGGGTGCGGGTGAACGGCAGGCCCCCCGCCAAGGCGGGCCAGCCCGTGCCCGCCGGGGCGAGCATAGAGGTGGAGGTGCCGCCCCCCGAGCCCTCCTATCTCCTCCCCGAGGCCATCGCCCTCGACGTGCGCTACGAGGACGCCCACCTCCTCGTCGTGAACAAGCCGCCCGGCCTCGTCGTCCACCCCGGCGCGGGGCAGAAGACGGGCACCCTCGCGGCGGCGCTGCTGCACCACTGCCGGGGCCAGCTATCGGGCATCGGAGGAGTCGAGCGGCCCGGCATCGTCCACCGCCTGGACAAGGACACCTCGGGCCTCCTCCTCGCCGCCAAGACCGACCGCGCCCACCGAAGGCTCTCCGCGGACATGAAGGCCCGGCGCGTCCGCCGCGAGTATCTGGCGATCGTGCGCGGCGTCCCCGCCCGGGCGCAGGACGCGGTGGACGCCCCCATCGGCCGCCACTCCACCCGCCGCACCGAGATGGCGGTCATCGAGCGGGGGAGACCCGCCGTCACGAGGTTCAAGGTGCGGGAGCGCTTCAAGGGGGCCGCCCTGCTGGAGGTCACCCTGGAGACGGGGCGCACCCACCAGGTGCGGGTGCACCTGGCCCACATCGGCCACCCGGTGCTCGGGGACCCGGTCTATGGCCGGAGCCGGGTCGCCAAGAAGGGAGAGGAACTCCCGCCCGATCTCATCGCGCGCCAGGCGCTGCACGCCTTCAGGCTCCGCTTCACCCACCCCGAGACGGGGGAGGAGAAGGTGATAGAGGCCGCGCCCCCGGAGGATTTCATGCGGGCGGTGGAGCGGTTGCGGGGGCAGGGCTTTGACCCTGACGATTTCAAGATATAA
- a CDS encoding alpha/beta fold hydrolase has product MPTLRAPDADIYYEEEGSGVPLVMVGGFTATVEVWGRLRGLLAARHRVVMFDNRGSGRTKVENDDGDRRPARLAGDVFALAEGLGLGRFHLMGGSFGGMIAQEAALARPERVRSLIVACSHFGGKERAEPAPGVRETRVRGGVKEATEAERRAALETIFHPDTVRSRPEVVRHYDENKRLFPHGKEELARRTEGMARFDASGRLPGLKVPALVIHGSHDRLVPTANARLIAGRIPGAELVIVEGAGHHFYSERPEASAEAVLGFLERH; this is encoded by the coding sequence ATGCCCACGCTGCGCGCGCCGGACGCCGACATCTACTACGAGGAGGAAGGCTCGGGCGTCCCCCTGGTGATGGTGGGAGGGTTCACCGCCACGGTCGAGGTCTGGGGCAGGCTGCGGGGGCTCCTGGCCGCGCGCCACCGCGTCGTCATGTTCGACAACCGGGGGAGCGGCCGCACGAAGGTGGAGAACGACGACGGCGACCGCCGCCCCGCCCGCCTCGCGGGGGACGTGTTCGCCCTGGCGGAGGGCCTGGGCCTCGGGCGCTTCCACCTCATGGGGGGCTCTTTCGGGGGGATGATCGCCCAGGAGGCGGCCCTCGCCCGGCCGGAGCGGGTGCGGAGCCTCATTGTCGCCTGCTCCCACTTCGGCGGGAAGGAGAGGGCCGAGCCCGCCCCCGGGGTGCGCGAGACCCGGGTGCGGGGCGGGGTCAAGGAGGCGACGGAGGCGGAGCGCCGGGCGGCCCTCGAGACCATCTTCCACCCCGACACGGTGCGCAGCCGCCCCGAGGTGGTGCGCCACTACGACGAGAACAAGCGCCTCTTCCCCCACGGCAAGGAGGAGCTCGCCCGCCGGACCGAGGGCATGGCGCGCTTCGACGCCTCGGGGAGGCTCCCGGGCCTCAAGGTGCCCGCCCTCGTCATCCACGGCTCTCACGACCGGCTCGTGCCCACGGCGAACGCGCGCCTCATCGCCGGGCGCATCCCCGGCGCCGAGCTCGTCATCGTCGAGGGCGCGGGCCACCACTTCTACTCCGAGCGGCCCGAGGCCTCGGCCGAGGCGGTATTGGGGTTTTTGGAGAGGCACTAA
- the ileS gene encoding isoleucine--tRNA ligase: MATDYKKLLNLPKTAFPMKADLPQREPRMLAEWEGEGLYARLRAASKGRKKYILHDGPPYANGHIHMGTALNKVLKDIVVKSKQMAGFDAAYVPGWDCHGLPIEHQVDRELGARRFEVGPVEKRRLCRAYADKFIGVQRGEFKRLGVLGDWERPYLTMSYEYEAATVRELARFMEKGGVYRGLKPVHWAPGLRTALAEAEVEYQEVTTPTVYVRFPLTEAQAAEWEAHVPSLRGVLKGKRASVLIWTTTPWTLPANLALAFHGELGYAAFRHGEEVLIFHEHFMPRMAELARKEGDAAPFEKVASFPGGAVEKLAARHPWIERDSLVVLAGYVTLEQGTGVVHTAPGHGREDYETGIQYGLEVYSPVDDDGKFTPEVEHFAGQFVFDADPKIIQLLRERGRLLAVEDYTHPYPHDWRSHRPTIFRATPQWFISMEHNDLRRRALAEIRKVKWVPPWGEERIYGMIENRPDWCISRQRAWGVPIVAFHCEGCGRVAADPQVAHRVADRMETESGADLWFEKEAADLLPPGYKCPGCGGSSFRKEGDILDVWFDSGVSQAAVLEKNPALEWPCDMYLEGSDQHRGWFHSSLLAAVGVKGAAPYREVLTHGYVVDGQGRKMSKSLGNAMEPEEVIKKYGAEVLRLWVAGENYREDIRISPQILERLAEAYRRIRNTCRFLLGNLQDYEAFDPRTDTVPLAGRPEIDRFILSRLDRLVERVRRAYDEYEFHMVFHALNNFCSVDLSAFYLDVVKDRVYISLPRDKGRLAGLSTMHEILDALLRLMAPVLSFTAEEAYRLTPRMYGSSIHLAPFPEHSGAGTGMTFEELELYAHWNPLMRVRGEVLKAIEQVRQSQQGKGKGSSLNYQVELFVPKLLREDIEPVADQMADVFIVSKAFLAPAGKEAPADAFGSEEIEGLAVLVSEARGRKCAMSWKVTEDVGSDPRFPDLSARCARIAAAAS, translated from the coding sequence ATGGCCACCGACTACAAGAAGCTCCTGAACCTCCCGAAGACCGCCTTCCCGATGAAGGCCGACCTCCCCCAGCGTGAACCCCGGATGCTCGCCGAGTGGGAGGGCGAGGGCCTCTACGCCCGGCTGCGCGCCGCCTCGAAGGGGAGGAAGAAGTACATCCTCCACGACGGCCCCCCCTACGCGAACGGCCACATCCACATGGGGACGGCGCTGAACAAGGTCCTGAAGGACATCGTGGTGAAGTCGAAGCAGATGGCCGGCTTCGACGCTGCCTACGTCCCCGGCTGGGACTGCCACGGCCTGCCCATCGAGCACCAGGTGGACCGCGAGCTGGGCGCGCGCCGGTTCGAGGTGGGCCCGGTCGAGAAGCGCCGCCTCTGCCGCGCCTACGCCGACAAGTTCATCGGGGTCCAGCGCGGGGAGTTCAAGCGCCTGGGCGTCCTGGGGGACTGGGAGCGGCCCTACCTCACCATGAGCTACGAGTACGAGGCGGCCACCGTGCGCGAGCTGGCCCGCTTCATGGAGAAGGGGGGCGTCTACCGGGGACTCAAGCCCGTCCACTGGGCGCCCGGCCTGCGCACCGCCCTGGCCGAGGCCGAGGTGGAGTACCAGGAGGTCACGACGCCCACCGTCTACGTGCGCTTCCCGCTGACGGAGGCCCAGGCCGCCGAGTGGGAGGCGCACGTGCCCTCCCTCCGGGGCGTCCTCAAGGGGAAGCGGGCGAGCGTCCTTATCTGGACGACCACCCCCTGGACGCTGCCCGCCAATCTCGCCCTCGCCTTCCACGGGGAGCTCGGCTACGCCGCCTTCCGGCACGGGGAGGAGGTCCTCATCTTCCACGAGCACTTCATGCCCCGCATGGCCGAGCTGGCCCGGAAGGAGGGAGACGCCGCCCCCTTCGAGAAGGTCGCCTCCTTCCCGGGCGGCGCCGTCGAGAAGCTCGCGGCGCGGCATCCCTGGATCGAGCGGGACTCCCTGGTGGTGCTGGCCGGCTACGTCACCCTGGAGCAAGGGACGGGCGTGGTGCACACCGCCCCCGGCCACGGGCGGGAGGACTACGAGACCGGCATCCAGTACGGCCTCGAGGTCTACAGCCCGGTGGACGACGACGGGAAGTTCACCCCCGAGGTCGAGCACTTCGCCGGCCAGTTCGTCTTCGACGCCGACCCCAAGATCATCCAGTTGCTGCGGGAGCGGGGGAGGCTCCTCGCCGTCGAGGACTACACCCACCCCTACCCCCACGACTGGCGGAGCCACCGGCCCACCATCTTCCGGGCCACGCCCCAGTGGTTCATCTCGATGGAGCACAACGATCTCCGCCGCCGCGCCCTGGCCGAGATCCGCAAGGTGAAGTGGGTGCCCCCCTGGGGCGAGGAGCGCATCTACGGGATGATCGAGAACCGCCCCGACTGGTGCATCTCGCGCCAGCGCGCCTGGGGGGTGCCCATCGTGGCCTTCCACTGCGAGGGCTGCGGCCGGGTCGCCGCGGACCCCCAGGTGGCGCACCGCGTCGCCGACCGCATGGAGACCGAGAGCGGGGCCGACCTCTGGTTCGAGAAAGAGGCGGCCGATCTCCTCCCGCCGGGCTACAAGTGCCCCGGTTGCGGCGGCTCCTCCTTCCGGAAGGAGGGGGACATCCTCGACGTGTGGTTCGACTCGGGGGTGAGCCAGGCGGCCGTCCTGGAGAAGAACCCGGCGCTCGAATGGCCCTGCGACATGTACCTCGAGGGGAGCGACCAGCACCGCGGCTGGTTCCACAGCTCCCTCCTCGCCGCCGTCGGGGTGAAGGGCGCCGCCCCCTACCGCGAGGTGCTGACCCACGGCTACGTCGTGGACGGCCAGGGCCGCAAGATGAGCAAGAGCCTGGGCAACGCGATGGAGCCGGAGGAGGTCATCAAGAAGTACGGCGCCGAGGTGCTGCGCCTGTGGGTGGCGGGGGAGAACTACCGCGAGGACATCCGCATCTCCCCGCAGATCCTGGAGCGCCTGGCCGAGGCCTACCGGCGCATCCGCAACACCTGCCGCTTCCTCCTGGGGAACCTCCAGGACTACGAGGCCTTCGACCCGAGGACGGATACGGTGCCCCTGGCCGGGCGCCCCGAGATCGACCGCTTCATCCTGAGCCGGCTGGACCGCCTCGTCGAGCGGGTGAGGCGCGCCTACGACGAGTACGAGTTCCACATGGTCTTCCACGCTCTCAACAACTTCTGCTCGGTGGACCTCTCGGCCTTCTACCTGGACGTAGTGAAGGACCGCGTCTACATCTCCCTCCCCCGTGACAAGGGCCGCCTCGCCGGCCTCAGCACCATGCACGAGATCCTGGACGCCCTCCTGCGCCTCATGGCCCCCGTCCTCTCCTTCACGGCGGAGGAGGCCTACCGCCTCACGCCTCGGATGTACGGCAGCAGCATACATTTAGCACCATTTCCTGAGCATTCTGGCGCCGGCACTGGGATGACCTTTGAGGAATTGGAACTATATGCGCATTGGAACCCTCTCATGCGTGTGCGTGGGGAAGTGCTGAAGGCTATCGAGCAGGTTCGCCAAAGCCAGCAAGGTAAGGGGAAAGGCAGTTCTCTGAATTATCAGGTGGAGCTTTTTGTCCCGAAGTTATTGCGAGAAGACATAGAGCCGGTCGCGGATCAAATGGCGGACGTATTCATTGTTTCCAAGGCATTCCTTGCACCCGCAGGAAAAGAAGCCCCTGCTGACGCTTTCGGGAGCGAAGAGATCGAGGGCCTGGCCGTCCTCGTCTCCGAGGCCCGGGGCAGGAAGTGCGCCATGTCCTGGAAGGTCACCGAGGACGTGGGCTCGGACCCGCGCTTCCCGGACCTCTCGGCCCGCTGCGCCCGCATCGCGGCGGCCGCCTCGTGA
- a CDS encoding nitroreductase family protein, with protein sequence MADIHPVLKNRQSRRSFSSQPVEPGKLETLLEAFRWAPSSNNRQPWRIVVVRSPDAHKRFDECLSESNRQWATAAPVKMIILGHPEEQPERNGQQRYLLDVGLAIENLLIQGCALGLTSHAMAGWEEEKVIELFHVPKPFRVAALFAVGYPGTLEELHPEVQKKEQAPPSRKSPDEIFFFDDFGKKGKA encoded by the coding sequence GTGGCCGACATCCATCCGGTCCTGAAGAACCGCCAGAGCCGGCGCAGCTTCAGCAGCCAGCCGGTCGAGCCCGGCAAGCTCGAGACCCTGCTCGAGGCCTTCCGCTGGGCGCCCTCCTCGAACAACCGCCAGCCCTGGCGCATCGTCGTGGTGCGCTCGCCCGATGCCCACAAGCGCTTCGACGAGTGCCTGAGCGAGTCCAACCGCCAGTGGGCCACGGCCGCCCCGGTCAAGATGATCATCCTGGGCCACCCCGAGGAGCAGCCCGAGCGCAACGGCCAGCAGCGCTACCTCCTGGACGTGGGGCTCGCCATCGAGAACCTCCTCATCCAGGGCTGCGCCCTGGGGCTCACCTCCCACGCCATGGCCGGCTGGGAGGAGGAGAAGGTGATCGAGCTCTTCCACGTCCCCAAGCCCTTCCGGGTGGCGGCCCTCTTCGCCGTGGGCTACCCGGGCACGCTCGAGGAGCTGCACCCCGAGGTCCAGAAGAAGGAGCAGGCGCCCCCCAGCCGGAAAAGCCCTGACGAAATCTTCTTCTTCGACGACTTCGGGAAGAAGGGGAAGGCGTAG
- a CDS encoding site-2 protease family protein, translating into MFDPGYLQQLVIALPAILLALTLHEVAHGWTADKLGDPTARYMGRLTLNPLVHLDPLGTLAFAVSLAAGVGFGWAKPVPVDPRHFRHPRRGMMWVALAGPATNFALAIASVILFFQMRRLGLGAGFVGEPVALMLQASFGINTALAAFNLIPILPFDGGRIVAGLLPARLAYTYSRSEPYGFFIVLGLILLGWLHVVFWPIYTTLRAAELALVRNLLGILGLD; encoded by the coding sequence GTGTTCGATCCCGGCTACCTCCAGCAGCTCGTCATCGCGCTTCCGGCGATCCTCCTGGCGCTGACCCTCCACGAGGTCGCCCACGGCTGGACGGCCGACAAGCTGGGGGACCCGACGGCGCGCTACATGGGGCGGCTGACGCTGAACCCCCTCGTGCACTTGGACCCATTGGGCACCCTCGCCTTCGCCGTCTCGCTGGCGGCGGGGGTGGGCTTCGGGTGGGCCAAGCCCGTGCCGGTGGACCCCCGGCACTTCCGGCACCCGCGGCGCGGCATGATGTGGGTGGCGCTGGCGGGGCCGGCGACGAACTTCGCGCTGGCCATCGCGAGCGTCATCCTCTTCTTCCAGATGCGGCGCCTGGGGCTGGGGGCCGGGTTCGTCGGGGAGCCCGTGGCGCTCATGCTCCAGGCCAGTTTCGGCATCAACACCGCGCTGGCGGCCTTCAACCTGATCCCCATCCTCCCCTTCGACGGGGGGCGGATCGTGGCGGGCCTGCTGCCCGCGCGGCTGGCGTACACCTACTCCCGGAGCGAGCCCTACGGTTTCTTCATCGTCCTGGGGCTCATCCTCCTGGGCTGGTTGCACGTCGTCTTCTGGCCGATCTACACCACCCTGCGGGCCGCCGAGCTGGCGCTCGTGCGGAACCTGCTTGGGATCCTGGGCCTCGACTGA
- a CDS encoding VOC family protein — protein sequence MRLDGIHHLALAQGDIRRAEDFYTRVLGGEVVRRIGAETGDQTLARTPQVWVRLGGVTFALNGAPPEPPRGHFVHYALKGRIEDLDAWAEAFKREGVPHSGPYGHGGTSSLSLYFHDPAGYLFEIGMDAGTWERAKEEVRKRGGLFGNPEATYDIEAWERENLRK from the coding sequence ATGCGGCTCGACGGCATCCACCACCTGGCCCTGGCCCAGGGCGACATCCGGCGGGCCGAGGACTTCTACACCCGCGTGCTGGGGGGCGAGGTGGTGCGCCGCATCGGGGCGGAGACGGGCGACCAAACCCTCGCCCGCACCCCCCAGGTGTGGGTGCGGCTGGGGGGCGTCACCTTCGCCCTGAACGGCGCGCCGCCTGAGCCGCCCCGGGGCCACTTCGTCCACTACGCGCTCAAGGGCCGCATCGAGGACCTGGACGCCTGGGCCGAGGCGTTCAAGCGCGAGGGAGTGCCCCACTCCGGCCCCTACGGCCACGGGGGCACCAGCTCCCTCTCCCTCTACTTCCACGACCCGGCCGGCTACCTCTTCGAGATCGGGATGGACGCCGGCACCTGGGAGCGCGCCAAGGAGGAGGTCCGAAAGCGCGGCGGCCTCTTCGGCAACCCCGAGGCCACCTACGACATCGAGGCGTGGGAGCGGGAGAATCTGAGGAAATGA